From the genome of Pirellulaceae bacterium:
GATCTCGAAGCACATCGCACTGGATTCTTTCGCTTCATGAGCCATCAGCCCGAGGAACTTCGTGTTGCTTGCGTAAGGCCGGATGTTGCAATTAGTTCCCTGCGCACAAGGCTCAGTGTGGAGGTAGCTGGCACTTTGATCGAAGGCACCTTTTGTTACACACGGGTTTGGGCGATTGAGGCAGACGGCGCGTGGCGAGTTGTCGCCGGCCACGTGAGCGAAGTACAAAGTTCATGAAGCCGTCATGCTAGGACCTAACTAAGCCTTGGACGCGGCGCGGCCGATCGCGTCGTTCCTGAAGTCAATGTTGATTGGCGGCGGCCCGGTTAACCGTGGCGTTCACAGAATCACTCACACAAAAAAAACCAATTGCGGCGTGTTCGTTGTCACGGCACGACGACATATCGCGACAAACACCAATCAGAGACCGGGAACGATACCCTTCATCGTGAGACCCGCGACAGCCTCTCGCGACAATGGCTCGCTGAAGCTGGGAGATGTCGGACACTGGCCGTTGTGTAATGACCGGCAAGGCCTGCTC
Proteins encoded in this window:
- a CDS encoding nuclear transport factor 2 family protein, producing MIDSSQNNGRNKTYDVNSQILDSVLVGQPAPEIVILETRIRAAQLDGDVAALDSLISENLLFTGHDGQLGSKAQDLEAHRTGFFRFMSHQPEELRVACVRPDVAISSLRTRLSVEVAGTLIEGTFCYTRVWAIEADGAWRVVAGHVSEVQSS